A window of Nitratireductor kimnyeongensis genomic DNA:
GGGTCAATGCCAGCGCAAGCACAGCGCAAACGGCGATGCTCGTCGCCATCGGCAATGGCGTGCCGTCGAAAAACAGGCCCGAGACAGCCATGGCCGCAGCCCCGATGGCAAAATGCAACGTTCCCATCAGCGCCGAGGCCGTTCCGGCAATTGTGCCGTGATCATCCATCGCAAGAACCGAGGTGGTTGGGATGACGAGCCCAAGGAAGCCGTAGCCCACGAAAAGGAATGAGGCCAGCACCCACAGCGACTGCAGGCCGGATGCCATGACAGCCAGCATGGCCACGATGGTCGTCGCGTAGGAGATGACAGCCACTCGCACGACACGCCGCAAACCATATCGCTCCGTCAACCGTCCCGTGAGCTGCGACATGGTGAAAAATGCCACCGCGTTGATGGAAAAGAACACGCTGTAGAGCGTCGGCGACAGGCCGTAATGGTCGATCAGCACAAAGGACGAATTCGACAGATAAACGAAGAAGCTGGAGATACCGAACCCTCCGATGAAGGTCAGCCCCATGAACTTCCGATCCCCAAGGAGAAAACGGTAGCCGGCAAGCGCCGTTCGCAACGAACTGCCTTTCCTCTGCTCAACAGGCCTTGTTTCCTTCAGCGCGGTAGCGAGAAGAACAAGGCCAAGCACTGCAGCGATGGTCACGGACCAGAACACAGCTCGCCAGCCGAGTGTGGCTATGATCAAACTGCCCGTGAGCGGTGCCAGGATGGGCGAGATGGAGAAGACCAGCATCAGGAGCGACATCAACCGTGCGGCTTCCGTACCGGTATGAAGATCGCGCACCACTGCGCGCGGCACGACCATTCCGGCCGAAGCTCCCAGCCCTTGCAGAAA
This region includes:
- a CDS encoding multidrug effflux MFS transporter, with product MTARFLRIALVLGLLTAVGPFAIDMYLPALPSIGADLKAETVPVQMSLLVFFLSMGLAQIIVGPISDMVGRKVPLYAGLVVFIIGSIGSALAGSIEMLIAFRFLQGLGASAGMVVPRAVVRDLHTGTEAARLMSLLMLVFSISPILAPLTGSLIIATLGWRAVFWSVTIAAVLGLVLLATALKETRPVEQRKGSSLRTALAGYRFLLGDRKFMGLTFIGGFGISSFFVYLSNSSFVLIDHYGLSPTLYSVFFSINAVAFFTMSQLTGRLTERYGLRRVVRVAVISYATTIVAMLAVMASGLQSLWVLASFLFVGYGFLGLVIPTTSVLAMDDHGTIAGTASALMGTLHFAIGAAAMAVSGLFFDGTPLPMATSIAVCAVLALALTQLTLGRDEQPARAAAE